Proteins encoded within one genomic window of Bdellovibrio sp. ArHS:
- a CDS encoding tetratricopeptide repeat protein has product MLGTYSQLNSDALKQKISLREVTQTQLAEFLAVNIKTVQRWVNGHVTKVKTETVQRMSDFLQCPIDEITFPEKTVRVLVKNKILDELFSKDIVRALHSTKKWDSYLNILKEFEGVPLPTDQEAQLFMHIGYIKYQLGLYRSAKRYLQKALALSRAVQDSRMTVHVLCYQSSTFLMLGEISEATQSLEQALQVLQDTPNSLLRSEVLYRQAKIHLAQNDFMMANSLLRKSIALELRTRHSPRRGISLKYIQLARLEIRRKNFSQSGKYYHRAEWHARRSNFRITEAVAHYGQALVAFHFEDASMARKHLERARQLAGGKSEIQKNQKLLQIEFIFAIREKNFALCQKILQLRYSLNRRSKLLVVNTVKMAVILERVSKGAYPARESWILTAKKYAKALSKSANQEQFRKLLRNSYEPKGQFEDILGYLIL; this is encoded by the coding sequence ATGCTTGGTACCTACTCCCAACTTAACTCTGATGCCTTAAAACAGAAAATTAGCTTGCGAGAAGTCACCCAAACTCAACTTGCAGAATTTCTTGCCGTGAATATTAAGACCGTCCAAAGATGGGTCAACGGGCATGTCACCAAGGTCAAAACCGAAACTGTGCAAAGAATGAGTGATTTTCTTCAGTGCCCTATTGACGAGATCACCTTCCCCGAAAAAACGGTCCGCGTTCTTGTCAAAAACAAAATTCTTGATGAACTTTTCTCTAAGGACATCGTTCGGGCCTTACATTCCACCAAAAAATGGGACTCTTATTTGAATATCCTGAAGGAGTTTGAGGGAGTTCCTCTTCCTACTGATCAGGAAGCCCAGCTTTTCATGCACATAGGATACATCAAATATCAGTTGGGGCTGTATCGTTCAGCGAAACGGTATCTGCAAAAAGCTTTGGCTTTGTCACGGGCCGTGCAAGACTCGCGCATGACGGTCCACGTTCTCTGCTATCAAAGCTCTACATTTTTAATGCTGGGAGAAATTTCCGAGGCAACACAAAGCCTGGAACAAGCCCTGCAAGTACTTCAGGATACGCCGAACTCTCTTTTGCGATCAGAGGTTCTTTATCGCCAGGCGAAGATCCACCTCGCCCAAAACGATTTTATGATGGCCAATAGTCTTCTCAGAAAGTCTATTGCCTTAGAGCTTCGCACGCGCCACTCTCCTCGTCGCGGCATTTCGTTGAAGTATATCCAGTTGGCGCGCTTAGAAATCCGGCGCAAGAATTTTTCTCAGTCTGGCAAATACTATCACCGCGCTGAATGGCACGCCCGCCGCAGTAACTTCAGAATCACGGAAGCCGTTGCCCACTATGGACAGGCTTTGGTCGCGTTTCATTTCGAGGACGCTAGCATGGCGCGAAAACATCTGGAGCGCGCTCGCCAACTGGCCGGAGGCAAAAGCGAAATCCAAAAGAATCAGAAGCTTCTGCAAATCGAATTTATTTTTGCGATCCGTGAAAAAAACTTCGCCCTTTGCCAGAAGATCCTGCAATTACGCTATTCGCTAAACCGCCGCTCGAAACTTCTTGTCGTCAACACCGTCAAGATGGCCGTGATCTTAGAACGGGTTTCTAAAGGCGCCTACCCCGCACGCGAAAGCTGGATTTTAACCGCTAAAAAATACGCTAAGGCTCTTTCTAAAAGCGCCAATCAGGAACAATTCCGCAAGCTTTTAAGAAACTCTTACGAACCCAAAGGCCAGTTCGAAGACATTTTGGGTTATCTTATTCTTTAA